CCCCCGTAGACACGCAGCTTGCGGAACATGGCGCGACCCAAGGGGCCGCGGGGGAGCATGCCCTTCACCGCGATCTCGATGGCGCGCTCCGGGGCCTGGTCGAGCAACTTGCCCAGGCTCATGGATTTGAGATGGCCCACATAGCCGGTGTGGCGGTAGTACATCTTGTCCGCGAGCTTGTTGCCGGTGACCCGGACCTTGCCCGCGTTGACCACGACAATATAGTCGCCGGTGTCGACGTGGGGGGTGTATTGGGGCTTGTGCTTGCCGCGCAGGCGCAACGCAAGTTCAGTGGCCAGGCGGCCGAGCGTCTTGCCCTCGGCGTCCACCAGGAACCAGGCGCGGCGTACCTCTGCCGGTTTGGTGCTCACAGTCGTCGTCATGATCCGTAATTCCCGTACCGAGTCCGCGTGCGCCCCGGTCCGGATACCCCAAGGGGTGCGAGCGGGAAGGCGGCGGGTCTTTGATTCGTTGAGCGAAAGCGCGAAAGACCGCGAACTATACGGGAGCGGATGGGCGGATGCAAGCGCGGGAGTGGCGGATACCGGCTCAGCGCGTCTAATCGCTTGATCTTTCGAGGCTCGCGTCGCGCCAGCACTCAACACGGCAGACCCGGGCGGGACGCCCGGGCTCCTGTTCAGTCGGGTAAGCGCAGCCGCTCGACGACGCGCCCCGCGACCAGGTGCTCGGTCAGGATCTCGTCCAGGTCCTCCTGGTCCACATAGGTGTACCAGACGGCGTCCGGGTAGACGACCAGCACCGGCCCCTCCTCGCAACGGTCCAGACAGCCGGCGGTGTTGATGCGCACGCCGCCCCGACAGGCCAGCGCGAGCTCCTTGGTGCGGCGTTTCAGGTAGTCGCGCAGCCCCGCGGAGCCGCACTGGGCGCAGCACTGGCTGCCGTCCTCACGCTGGTTGGTGCAGAAAAAGACATGGTGCCGGTAGTAGGACATCGGGGTTCCCCGCTGGGTGTCGAGGGCTAAGAACTAGGGCGCGCGCACCGCGGGAGGTTACCATGTCCGGGGCGCCGGCCGCTGCCCTGACAACCGCTGCCCACCCCGGACTCCCCCTCACCAGGATCGACGTGACCCCCGACCAGTTACTCACCCTCGCGGACCAGTGCGTCAAGTGCGGACTATGCCTGCCCCAGTGCCCGACCTTCGCGAAGCTGGGCAATGAGGCCGATTCACCGCGCGGGCGCATTGCCCTTATCCAGGGGTGGGCGGCCGGGGACCTCGCCATGAGTCCCGCCCTGGCCGGGCACCTGGACAGTTGTCTGGGTTGCCGTGCCTGCGAGGGCGCCTGCCCCTCCCTGGTCGCCTACGGGCGACTCGCCGACGGGGCCCGGGCGGCACGGGTCGAGCGCGCATCACCTGCGCGGCGCGCCTGGCTGCGGCTCTGGTTGGGGTGGCTCTCTGAGGCCCGGGTCACCCGCTGGTTGGCCCGGGGTGCCCGGCTCTATCAAGGCGCGGGGCTGGCCTGGCTGGCGGAGCGTACGGGCCTGGCAGCCTGGCCGGCCATCGCCCCGCTGCATCGTCTGGCCCGGGCGATCCCGGCGATGGCGGCGCCGGTCCCGGCCGCGGACAGCGGGCCGGCGGACCTGGAGATCTTCGTCGGCTGCATGGGCGCCCTGGCCCAGGGGCACGCCATCGCCGCCGCCCGCACCCTGTGCGCGCGCCTCGGACTGCGCGTGCGCGTGCCCGCGCACCCGACCTGTTGCGGCGCACTGCTGCGACACAACGGGCTGCCGCGGGAGGGGGACCGGCACCGCGACGCCCTCGCCCGCCGACCGGGGGACCCGCCGCTGGTGGGGCTCGCGAGCGCCTGTGTGGCGGAACTGCGCGCGGCCCCGGGGAGCGCCGCGACCCGGGAGTTCTGTGACTGGCTCGAACAGGTCCCGGCCCTCGGAGGCCTGCGGTTCCGGCCCCTGGCGCGCCGCGTCCTGGTCCATGAGCCCTGCTCCCATCGCAACCTGTTGGGGGGCTGCGGCGCCGTCTACCGGCTGCTGCAACGCATCCCCGAACTCAGTGTCCAGGAGCTTGCGGGCAACGAGACCTGTTGCGGTGCGGCCGGCACCTATCTGCTCCAGCAGCCGGGGCTGGCCGCGGCCCTGCTCGCCGACAAGCTCGCGGGCCTCACGGCGCTGTCCGCCGACCTGATCGTCACCACCAACCCGGGCTGTGCTCTGCACCTGAGCGCCGGACTGCGGGAGGCCGGGCTGGCGATCGAGGTCTGCCACCCGGTGGAGATCCTAGCCCGCCAGCTTGATGGACCTGCTACCTAAAAAGAGTATTTAGCCGCAAATGAACGCAAATAAGCGCAAATAAATCTGCTGGTTAGCATCGTCACGGGCGCCACCCGGACGGTGAACATGCGACCAAGACCAAGTCTCTGATTATTCGCGTTAATTTGCGTTCATTTGCGGCTAAACTGCTTTTTCTGGGTTGAAGCGATCCCTGCCGCGCCCCAGACTCCCGACTTGACCGACCGGACCGAGCAGCAGCAATACCCCATGACACAGCGCCATTACACCCCCATCGACCGGCTGATCCGCAACGCCGACAATGCCCTGCGCACCCTCTTCGGCCGCCCGCGGGTCACGGAGCGTCCCTACCCGGCGGCCCTGCTGGACGAGGCGGCACTGGGGCAGCAGGAGCGCCGCCATGTGGCCCGTCTGATGCGCATCAACCACACGGGTGAGGTCTGCGCCCAGGCGCTCTATCAGGGCCAGGCGATCACGGCGCGACTGCCCGAGACGCGCAAGCGCATGGAGCGCTCGGCCCTGGAGGAGAACGACCACCTGGCCTGGTGCGCGACCCGAATCGAGGAGTTGGGGGACCGCAAGAGCCTGCTGAACCCGCTCTTTTTCGCCGGGTCATTCGCCATCGGGGCGCTCGCCGGGCTGGCCGGGGACCGCTGGAGCCTGGGGTTCGTGGTCGAGACCGAGCGCCAGGTCGAGGACCATCTGGACGACCACCTGGACCAGGTCCCGGAGCGCGATGAGCGCACCAGGGCCGTGCTCGAGCAGATGAAGGTGGATGAGATCCACCACGCCCAGGTCGCCAAGGCGGCGGGCGGGGCCGAATTGCCGGCGCCGATCCGCACCGCGATGCGCCTGGCCTCGCGCGCCATGACGCGGAGCGTCTATTGGGTCTAGTCGCCGGAGCAGGCCTTATCGATGCGCCGCCGTTTCATCGACCGGTCGAGCTTCTTTAGCAGAGGGGGGATGCGGCGCGACCGAGCGCCGAACCGTACCCGCGGCGCCGGGCCGCGCGCCTGATGCACCCTGCTTCGTCTACCGCCCTGTTGCATGAACGCCCAGGATTGCTAGCGTTTCTCCGAGGTCAGGCCCCATAGCGACAAGATGTTGTACACCGTCTCTGGCGGGTCGCCGACGACCGCGGGGAGCGTGGTCGACGCGGTCACCGCTGGGGCAACCGCTGCCAGCGCGGGCGGGTCCATGGTCGTCTGCTCGGCGCGTTGTACGGACGCCCAGTATTGTTGGCGTTGCTCCAGGGTCAGGCCCCATAGCGTCAACAGGTTATACGCACTCCTTGACGTGTGGGCGGCGGCTGGGGGGAGTGCGGTCGACGGGGTTGCAGCCAGCGCAACCGGTGCCGCCGGTGCGGGCGCCGTCGGTGGCGTTGCAGCTACGGCAACCGGTGCCGCCGGCGCGGGGGCCGTCGGTGGCGTTGCTGCCACGGCAACCGGTGCCGCCGGCGCGGGGGCCGTCGGCGGTGTTGCAGCCACAGCGAGCGGTGCCGCCGGCGCAGGGGCCGTCGGCGGCGTTGCAGCCAGAGCAACCGGCTCTGTCGGCGCAGGGGCCGTCGGCGGCGTCTCCGCGGGCGGGTTGACCATCGCCACCAGGTCGTTCCAGCCCTGTTGCATCTGCTCCCAGTAGTGTTGGCGCTGCTGCGCGCTCAGACCCCATTTATCCCATAGATCCCGTGCACCCTGCTGCACTTGCTCCCAGTATTGCTGGCGTTGCTCAGGGCTCAGGTTGACTTTCGCCCAGAGCTCGCGCGCACTCTGTTGCATTTGCTCCCAGTGTTGCTGGCGTTCCTGCGCGGTCCAGGAAGGGTAGGTCTCGATTGCGGGAGCGGGCGCCGGGGTTGCCGCCGGGGCATCGGCTGCCGTCGCGAGCGGGCCGCAAAGCAATAACCCAAGCGACAGGGCGGATGCCGTTGTCGTCAGGCGTTTGGTCGTTGACTGCATCTTCATCACTGATCCTCCGGAGACAGATGGAAATCCATTTCAAGAATTTCCTACTCGACAATTCAGGGGTTCCATACGATAGGTCCGGCGCGGCACGGCGGTCTGTTCGTTGACGAACACAGGGCAGCCGGCCGCGGGCCGGTCCCCAGGTCCCGCTGGTGTGGCAGTGAGCGGCGTTGCTACGGTGAGCTTTATCAGCTGCTGCGCTGTCTGGAGGCCCTGGGGCGAGGCGTTGCGGCCCCGAATCGTCGTGCCGAGCGCGGCCCGGACCCCGCAACGCAACCGGAGGTCGAGGCTTCAGCCGGTCGACCCTTGGCCTCTACGAGCCCTGGTTCGGCTGAGGCTATCGTGGAAGGGATCGCCTGACACCTGCGTGAAACCATTTGAGCGATGTCACGAGGCGGCGTCGCGAGCGAGCTTCAGCCCGCGAACTCCAACTCCCGCGACAGGTTGCACCCGTAGAAGATCTCGGACAGTTCGCGGCGCACGAGCTTTTGGATGCGCCAGCGCTCCGGCTCGGGCAGGTCCTTCTCCTCGATGCAGAAGAGATAGTCGTCGAGTTGGAACTGCTTGAGCACCATC
The DNA window shown above is from Candidatus Thiodictyon syntrophicum and carries:
- the rplM gene encoding 50S ribosomal protein L13, whose translation is MTTTVSTKPAEVRRAWFLVDAEGKTLGRLATELALRLRGKHKPQYTPHVDTGDYIVVVNAGKVRVTGNKLADKMYYRHTGYVGHLKSMSLGKLLDQAPERAIEIAVKGMLPRGPLGRAMFRKLRVYGGAEHGHQAQQPQVLELNC
- a CDS encoding (2Fe-2S) ferredoxin domain-containing protein, whose product is MSYYRHHVFFCTNQREDGSQCCAQCGSAGLRDYLKRRTKELALACRGGVRINTAGCLDRCEEGPVLVVYPDAVWYTYVDQEDLDEILTEHLVAGRVVERLRLPD
- a CDS encoding (Fe-S)-binding protein; amino-acid sequence: MSGAPAAALTTAAHPGLPLTRIDVTPDQLLTLADQCVKCGLCLPQCPTFAKLGNEADSPRGRIALIQGWAAGDLAMSPALAGHLDSCLGCRACEGACPSLVAYGRLADGARAARVERASPARRAWLRLWLGWLSEARVTRWLARGARLYQGAGLAWLAERTGLAAWPAIAPLHRLARAIPAMAAPVPAADSGPADLEIFVGCMGALAQGHAIAAARTLCARLGLRVRVPAHPTCCGALLRHNGLPREGDRHRDALARRPGDPPLVGLASACVAELRAAPGSAATREFCDWLEQVPALGGLRFRPLARRVLVHEPCSHRNLLGGCGAVYRLLQRIPELSVQELAGNETCCGAAGTYLLQQPGLAAALLADKLAGLTALSADLIVTTNPGCALHLSAGLREAGLAIEVCHPVEILARQLDGPAT
- the coq7 gene encoding 2-polyprenyl-3-methyl-6-methoxy-1,4-benzoquinone monooxygenase, which encodes MTQRHYTPIDRLIRNADNALRTLFGRPRVTERPYPAALLDEAALGQQERRHVARLMRINHTGEVCAQALYQGQAITARLPETRKRMERSALEENDHLAWCATRIEELGDRKSLLNPLFFAGSFAIGALAGLAGDRWSLGFVVETERQVEDHLDDHLDQVPERDERTRAVLEQMKVDEIHHAQVAKAAGGAELPAPIRTAMRLASRAMTRSVYWV